Genomic DNA from Streptomyces sp. NBC_01571:
TCGCGCGTGCCGCCTCCACGGTGACCCGGTAGGTTGCCGCCACATGTTGAACCCACCGACGCCCGCGCGAAGGGAAAGGGAGATGTCCGAGGCCATGGGCACCGAGGTGACGGAGAGCGAGCTGGAACTGGCCGGCGGGCGCAGACTGCACGTCTACGACACCGGCGCCGCCGGATCCGATCGCCTCGTCGTTTTCTGGCACCACGGCACGCCCAACATCGGAGCGCCGCCCGAGCCCCTCTTCGCCGCCGCCGAGCGACTGGGCCTCCGGTGGGTGTCGTACGACCGCCCCGGCTACGGCGGTTCGACCCCGCTGCCGGGCCGGAACGCGGCGTCGGCGGCCGCCGACGTCACCCGGATCGCGGACGCGCTGGACATCGACCGTTTCGCGCTCATGGGCCACTCGGGCGGCGGAACGCACGCGCTGGCGTGCGCGGCCCTGCTGCCGGAACGGGTGCTCGGCACGGTGAGCGTGGCGGGGCCGGCCCCCTTCGGCGCCGAGGGGCTCGACTGGTTCGCGGGCATGAACGAGTCCGGTCGGGCGTCGCTGACCGCGGCCGTCGCGGGTCGCGAGGCGAAGGCGCGCCACGAGGCGCGAGCGTCGTACGACCCGGACATGTTCACCGCGGCCGACCACGCCGCCCTCGCCGGTGAGTGGTCCTGGTTCCACGATGTCGTCGGTCCCGCCGTCGAAGCGGGCCCGGGCGGCCTGATCGACGACGACCTGGCCTACGTCGGCGCGTGGGGATGCGATCCACGGTCGATCACGGGCCCGGTGCTCCTCCTCCACGGCGGCGAGGACAGGGTCGTCCCCTCGTCCCACAGCCGGTGGCTCGCGAGCCGGTGCCCCCGCTCGGAACTGGGTCTCCACCCGGCGGACGGTCATCTCTCCGTCCTGCGCCATGCCGTCGCCGCGCTGGAATGGCTCGCCCGTCTCCGTCGCTGAACCGGGCTCGCCGCCCCGGGAAGGGTGCGGCCGGGCCAGGACGTGTCACCGGCTCCGCGGCCGGGGTGACGGTCGCGTCGCCGCCGGGCGCACGGACGGGGACGCGGGCGCGTCCGCCGCGGCACGGCCCCATCCTCGTGGCGACACCCCCGGCTTGCGGTGAGTTCTCCGATCGTTCGTCATCGCGCGCCATCACCTGTGATGATGTGGATCACGGGAACGACCGGTGAGGTCATGAGGTCCGGGGGGATCGATGAGCAGTACGGCGTCGGCGCTGATACGGCTGAAGTCCGCGCAGAAGAGCGCGAAGGGGGTATCCCTGTATTCGCGGTTCGTGAACCGGCCCGCGGGCCGGTATCTCGCCGCCGGGGCGTACCGGTTGGGACTGACGCCCAATCACGTCACGTTGATCAGTGCGGCGTTCAGCTTCGCGGCGGTCGCGGTGGCGGCGCTCGCCGTGCCCACCTGGACCGCCGGTCTCGTGGTGTGGCTCGGGCTCGCCGTGGGCTTCGCCTTCGACTCCGCGGACGGGCAGCTCGCCCGGTTGCGCGGCGGCGGCAGCGCGGCGGGCGAATGGCTCGACCACGTGGTCGACTGCGCCAAGATCACCGCTCTGCACACCGCCGTGCTGCTCACCTTCTACCGGCACCCCGGTCACTTCGGGACCGAGGCCGACGGCTGGCTGCTGGTGCCGCTCGGCTTCCAACTCGTCGCCGTCGTGACGTTCTTCGGCGGGCTGCTGACCGAGCAGCTCAAGCCCAAGGCGGCCCCGGGCGACGGGGGCCCGCCCTCCGCGGCACGCGCGGTGGCTCTGCTCCCGGTCGACCACGGGGTGTTCTGCCTGGTCTTCCTGCTGCTCGGCGGCGGCAGCGACTTCCGGTGGGCCT
This window encodes:
- a CDS encoding alpha/beta hydrolase, producing MSEAMGTEVTESELELAGGRRLHVYDTGAAGSDRLVVFWHHGTPNIGAPPEPLFAAAERLGLRWVSYDRPGYGGSTPLPGRNAASAAADVTRIADALDIDRFALMGHSGGGTHALACAALLPERVLGTVSVAGPAPFGAEGLDWFAGMNESGRASLTAAVAGREAKARHEARASYDPDMFTAADHAALAGEWSWFHDVVGPAVEAGPGGLIDDDLAYVGAWGCDPRSITGPVLLLHGGEDRVVPSSHSRWLASRCPRSELGLHPADGHLSVLRHAVAALEWLARLRR
- a CDS encoding CDP-alcohol phosphatidyltransferase family protein produces the protein MSSTASALIRLKSAQKSAKGVSLYSRFVNRPAGRYLAAGAYRLGLTPNHVTLISAAFSFAAVAVAALAVPTWTAGLVVWLGLAVGFAFDSADGQLARLRGGGSAAGEWLDHVVDCAKITALHTAVLLTFYRHPGHFGTEADGWLLVPLGFQLVAVVTFFGGLLTEQLKPKAAPGDGGPPSAARAVALLPVDHGVFCLVFLLLGGGSDFRWAYTVLAVAAALFLVAFLTKWFRELSAVRR